A window of Aeromicrobium sp. A1-2 contains these coding sequences:
- the efp gene encoding elongation factor P — MMATTNDIKNGMVLDLDGQLWSVVWFQHHKPGKGGAMVKTTLKNIMSGKTVDKTFNAGLKIETANVDKRDFQYLYHDGDSYVFMDKTTFDQVNISDAVVGDAKDYMLDNQDAMVAMHDGIPLYIELPASVELLVEYTEPGLQGDRSSGGTKPARLETGKEIHVPLFIVNGEKIKVDTRDGGYLGRVQS; from the coding sequence CTGATGGCCACCACTAACGACATCAAGAACGGCATGGTCCTCGACCTGGACGGACAGCTCTGGTCCGTTGTCTGGTTCCAGCACCACAAGCCCGGCAAGGGCGGCGCCATGGTCAAGACGACCCTCAAGAACATCATGAGCGGCAAGACCGTGGACAAGACGTTCAACGCAGGTCTCAAGATCGAGACCGCCAACGTCGACAAGCGCGACTTCCAGTACCTCTACCACGATGGCGACTCGTACGTCTTCATGGACAAGACGACCTTCGACCAGGTCAACATCAGTGATGCGGTCGTCGGCGACGCCAAGGACTACATGCTGGACAACCAGGACGCGATGGTCGCGATGCACGACGGCATCCCGCTGTACATCGAGCTACCGGCCTCGGTCGAGCTGCTCGTGGAGTACACCGAGCCTGGCCTGCAGGGCGACCGCTCGAGTGGTGGCACCAAGCCGGCCCGCCTGGAGACCGGCAAGGAGATCCACGTCCCGCTGTTCATCGTCAACGGCGAGAAGATCAAGGTCGACACGCGGGACGGCGGCTACCTCGGTCGCGTGCAGTCCTGA
- a CDS encoding ABC transporter permease: MGGLPFFEYLKTFRSELIFDSQQHILLSVQVLACAAVLGLGIAILTYRSTIFSNAAVNFSSVLFTLPSIALFGLMVPITGLGLATAFPILVLYALLPIIRNAVVGLQSVDADMVDAARGLGMARSRILLQIELPIAWPVILTGIRVAGQLTVGLVVIAAYVRGPGLGTGILHALSALGSVNTFNEALAGTLLVVLLALALDLVFVLVRRLTTPRGLRV; encoded by the coding sequence ATGGGCGGACTACCGTTCTTCGAGTACCTCAAGACCTTCCGTTCTGAGCTGATCTTCGACTCTCAGCAGCACATCCTGCTCTCGGTGCAGGTGCTCGCGTGTGCCGCCGTCCTCGGCCTCGGCATCGCGATTCTCACCTACCGATCGACGATCTTCTCCAATGCCGCCGTCAACTTCTCGTCGGTCCTCTTCACGCTGCCGTCCATCGCACTGTTCGGCCTGATGGTGCCGATCACGGGCCTCGGGCTCGCGACGGCGTTCCCGATCCTCGTGCTGTACGCGCTGCTGCCGATCATCCGCAACGCCGTGGTCGGGCTGCAGAGCGTCGACGCCGACATGGTCGATGCCGCTCGAGGACTCGGCATGGCGCGCTCGCGCATCCTGCTGCAGATCGAGCTACCGATCGCGTGGCCCGTCATCCTGACCGGCATCCGCGTCGCCGGGCAGCTCACAGTCGGTCTCGTCGTGATCGCCGCGTACGTCCGCGGTCCCGGCCTCGGCACCGGCATCCTGCATGCGCTGTCGGCGCTGGGCTCGGTCAACACCTTCAACGAGGCGCTCGCAGGCACGTTGCTCGTCGTGCTGCTGGCTCTTGCGCTCGACCTCGTCTTCGTACTCGTCCGCCGACTGACCACCCCCAGGGGGCTCCGTGTCTGA
- a CDS encoding WecB/TagA/CpsF family glycosyltransferase: MITEELIDRMADKCILNDDDFDAAVLDLRPKRIQTVNLHHLALASRSEDFAKTIEKADYITADGWPIVSLMRSRGIDPARVTGSEFIERMLAGRRFHGKKAAILGADRHVGYDFRGQLHDSGLHVVFREHGNRGDWKPKPLAKKLQKYGVDLLIVAVTPPFGDMIGEEVRRAGFTGVVINVGGAVNMATGNATMAPGWVRATKIEWFYRLAQEPRRLFRRYFVECLPVFLRVVLPSYLHRNRH, translated from the coding sequence GTGATCACCGAAGAACTCATCGATCGCATGGCCGACAAGTGCATCCTGAACGACGACGACTTCGATGCCGCGGTGCTCGACCTCCGGCCCAAGCGCATCCAGACGGTCAACCTGCACCACTTGGCGCTGGCGTCGAGGTCCGAGGACTTCGCGAAAACGATCGAGAAGGCCGACTACATCACCGCCGATGGCTGGCCCATCGTCTCGCTGATGCGCTCGCGTGGCATCGACCCGGCCCGGGTCACGGGTTCGGAGTTCATCGAGCGGATGCTGGCAGGCCGGCGGTTCCACGGCAAGAAGGCCGCGATCCTGGGTGCGGACCGGCATGTTGGCTACGACTTCCGCGGCCAGCTGCACGACTCGGGGCTGCACGTTGTCTTCCGCGAGCACGGCAACCGGGGTGACTGGAAGCCCAAGCCGCTCGCCAAGAAGCTGCAGAAGTACGGCGTCGACCTGCTGATCGTCGCCGTCACCCCTCCGTTCGGCGACATGATCGGTGAGGAGGTGCGGAGGGCCGGATTCACCGGTGTCGTCATCAACGTCGGTGGCGCGGTCAACATGGCCACCGGCAACGCCACGATGGCTCCGGGATGGGTGCGAGCGACCAAGATCGAGTGGTTCTACCGCCTCGCGCAGGAGCCGCGACGTCTTTTCCGCCGCTATTTCGTCGAGTGCCTGCCGGTCTTTCTCAGGGTCGTTCTGCCGAGCTACCTCCACCGCAACCGACACTGA
- a CDS encoding ABC transporter ATP-binding protein, whose product MSDPNLATTTSPSRARGVPIVLKNVTKSYPDATKPAVNSLDLEIPAGEIVVLVGPSGCGKTTTMRMINRLIEPTSGSITIDGEDVLSLNDVKLRRTIGYVIQQVGLFPHLTIAQNVALVPKMLKHPKDQTKERVDEMLHLVGLEPGTYRDRYPRQLSGGQQQRVGVARALAADPPIMLMDEPFGAVDPITRGRLQDEFLSLQEDLGKTIVFVTHDFDEAIKMGDRIAILREGSAIAQYGTPEEILANPADEFVEGFIGRGATLKRLALERLSGIDLRPASEAGKDPSTISIKATLSDVLDTMLADGEERLAVVRRGQTVGAITLDDLLSRVRELREESDATAAATAAAAAAAAAEGEDAAAAGDAQEAPA is encoded by the coding sequence GTGTCTGACCCGAATCTCGCCACAACCACCTCCCCGTCGCGTGCGCGCGGCGTGCCGATCGTGCTCAAGAACGTCACCAAGTCCTACCCCGACGCGACCAAGCCCGCGGTGAACTCGCTCGACCTGGAGATCCCGGCCGGCGAGATCGTCGTGCTGGTCGGCCCGTCCGGCTGCGGCAAGACGACGACGATGCGCATGATCAACCGGCTGATCGAGCCGACGTCGGGCAGCATCACGATCGACGGCGAGGACGTGCTCTCGCTCAACGACGTCAAGCTGCGGCGCACGATCGGCTACGTCATCCAGCAGGTCGGACTCTTCCCGCACCTGACGATCGCGCAGAACGTCGCGCTGGTGCCGAAGATGCTCAAGCACCCCAAGGACCAGACCAAGGAGCGCGTCGACGAGATGCTGCACCTGGTCGGGCTCGAGCCCGGCACCTACCGGGACCGCTACCCGCGCCAGCTCTCCGGCGGGCAGCAGCAGCGCGTCGGTGTCGCCCGGGCGCTCGCCGCGGACCCGCCGATCATGCTGATGGACGAGCCGTTCGGCGCCGTCGACCCCATCACCCGCGGTCGCCTGCAGGACGAGTTCCTGTCGCTGCAGGAGGACCTGGGCAAGACCATCGTCTTCGTGACCCACGACTTCGACGAGGCCATCAAGATGGGCGACCGGATCGCGATCCTGCGCGAGGGCTCGGCCATCGCGCAGTACGGCACTCCCGAGGAGATCCTGGCCAATCCGGCCGATGAGTTCGTCGAGGGGTTCATCGGACGGGGCGCGACGCTGAAGCGCCTCGCCCTGGAGCGGTTGTCCGGGATCGACCTGCGACCGGCGTCCGAGGCCGGCAAGGACCCGTCGACGATCTCGATCAAGGCGACGCTCAGCGACGTGCTCGACACGATGCTCGCCGACGGCGAGGAACGCCTCGCCGTCGTGCGTCGCGGTCAGACAGTCGGCGCGATCACCCTGGACGACCTGCTGTCACGGGTCCGGGAGCTTCGCGAGGAGTCCGACGCGACGGCTGCGGCCACTGCTGCCGCTGCTGCTGCCGCCGCCGCCGAGGGCGAGGATGCTGCGGCAGCCGGCGACGCCCAGGAGGCGCCTGCATGA
- the nusB gene encoding transcription antitermination factor NusB, which yields MGARSKSRKRALDILFESEAQNLPPGGSMADRIAEGDYPVNAYAVALIEGVVMHRDRLDEIIAENAKDWTLDRMPAVDRNLLRIGAYEILYVDDVPDAVAVSEAVGLAGELSTDESPSFVNGLLSRIVELKPTLTP from the coding sequence ATGGGTGCTCGTTCCAAGTCGCGCAAGCGTGCCCTCGACATCCTCTTCGAGTCCGAGGCGCAGAACCTCCCGCCGGGCGGCAGCATGGCCGACCGGATCGCCGAGGGCGACTATCCGGTCAATGCCTACGCCGTCGCCCTGATCGAGGGCGTCGTAATGCACCGTGACCGACTCGACGAGATCATCGCGGAGAACGCCAAGGACTGGACGCTGGACCGCATGCCTGCGGTCGATCGCAACCTGCTGCGGATCGGCGCCTACGAGATCCTCTACGTCGACGACGTGCCGGACGCCGTCGCGGTCAGCGAGGCCGTCGGCCTGGCCGGCGAGCTGTCGACCGACGAGTCGCCGTCGTTCGTCAACGGGCTGCTGAGCCGCATCGTCGAGCTCAAGCCGACCCTCACGCCGTAG